The Mytilus galloprovincialis chromosome 11, xbMytGall1.hap1.1, whole genome shotgun sequence genome contains the following window.
attgtaaatacatatatataccaAGATATTGcctttatttcaatgttttgtatacaaaaatattatatatgagaCAACCCCTCACTTAAGACCAAGTGACATAAATTAGCTAACAACTGGGTCACACAACGGgccggctttcaacaatgatcaaaatccATACTGCAAAGCAACCTATAAAAGCTGCAacatgacaaatttaaaaaaagaaacatatgaCCAAATAATGTAATGTGAACTTGATAGGACAAGGGAGATAACTTAGATTTAATTTCAATCTTCTAAGATTATATTTCCATGGGATATTTGAACTATGTATAAATAGATGCATGTTGTGCAAAAATAGAGAAGGAATTGTTTTCAGAACTGTAATATCTTCCATAATTTCAATAGCTGACAAAAAAGTATGTTtatgatattcatgatattcatcATAAATTGAGGTTTGCTAGCAATGATATTTGTATTAGCTTTAATTTATTAACTTAcaacaaatgattttaaattatgtcTGGAATCAAAAGTCTGTTTATATCTTTTCACAAACCAAAAAAAAGGGAAAGGAAATTTACTGGAGATTCAATAGTTTCATTTCacaaattttagaaaattcaaTTTTTCATGGTTTCAAAATTGTTGTTAAAATCAGAATAATAtattgaattgtatatttatacactgtttgtttatttaatgCAAAGTTTACTctgtttgaatttaaaaaaaaaatagtacattgtacatttgtaCAGTAACAAAAATGCAGGAGAAACAACAAGTTATTCAAGGATTTTATTTAttaccaaagggagataaattaCTAAGGAGAAGACAATTCCTTCTTGGCTTGTCTGTCCTATAAGGGGAGGTTATCCTATTTTCCTTTGCACGATATTAGATGCATGTTCTTTTTATGTATGTAAAGTTTGCTTGCTTTTGTATAAACAGCTGACttgttattatttgaaaattgtaaGAGCTATTTATTATGCTCTCTGCAAATTTTTCAAGCCATGATAATATTTCAGTACTAATGCTAAGAAGTTTTGTTTTGAAATCCTTAAATTTTTGTTTATCCATGTACATGTGTTAGAGTCTTGATGAgtttatagaatagagaataatgtgcAAATTAATACTACATAAAATTGGACAAAAATATCAGAATTCAGAACAattgataaaaaagaataaagtCAAGTGGGAAATTTTCCGCATACCACATTTACCAGTACCTATCATTATACTTGTTCATTGGATGGAAAGAGAACTGGTTTATTTGATAAAACAATGTTCAATAGGACAAAGGGGGGAATTATACCAAATTAAATTTAGAATGGtaaaaacttttaactttaaATGGGATGAAACTGTCCATACAAGTTTGCATGAATCTATGAATAATTTAGAATtagtctgaaaaaaaaaaaatgaaaaagctcAGCTTTTCTTTCAGTTCACCTCAAAATTAACACATTTCTCAGTTTTTGTGTCAGACTAAAAGATTAAAGAGAAATTCTTTGAAAGTAACCAAATCTCTTTCAATCGCTAAACTTGATTTGATCTACCCATTTGACTGCTTTCACCATATGTTGTGTACATATATATCtttgaattcagaaattattgagatCTTTAATGCTAATGCAAAAAAGGGACAGTATCATCTTTGCAAAAATAAAACCTACATTTATCATACCTTCATTATTTTCCTTCAAAAAATACTTCAGATTACTGTggatttaggagataactgtattgtatttcaagctccgacggcatcaattggggatttgatggtcgcaaattaagtttactggcgacgcgttagccaaaacagtaaacgggtatttgcgaccatcaaatccacaattgatgccatcggagcttgaaatacaatattgttatctccattctaatgaaactgacagaaataCAAAGTTCAAACATGTATTAAAAATCTGTCATATACCGTCTGcacttgcgcgtacgtcccatagcatcaattgtcaattgatgccatgcaaataagtgacgttatccaatcaaaatgaacgttacaaccGTTGTTGCTTtagaattattattattcatttgaaaccaattttcgtgggtacaggggaaACATGAATTTCAATGTTCAACAAAcctgaataattcagtccctcatGTAATAGATCTCTTCTACTTGTGTTAATGTAGTtatcgtagatcagcggaatataacaaCTGAATTATTCAGGTAAATGTTCAACGAactacaaattttctataggtgtGTATGCAGACTTTACAAAACTACcgaaatttatttaatattcaaGAAATGAAAGTTTCCGCAAtcccacaaaaattgatacccacgaaaataatgCTGAGTTTACACGTAATTcaaattcgattcgcattaactaagtttaattcgcatttgaaacgttttacgtcctaacaTCAATTCTCATTCGAATTACAATGAGCGTCAAATtggctttactgtccaaacgacgttaacttttaattcgtactaacaaaaacgtatttctaatgtgaattggctaattcgaattcAAAAGAGAAGAGTAACTGTGTGTGAATGCGATAAGTGAATTCGATGCGCATTCAATTCGAATTGAATGTCCGAGTGAACGAGgcataaatgaatccacagtaattagaATTGACATTTTGCCAGTGGTCAAAGATTCTCAATAATAAATCcttgcattaatttctgaatttaaaataaCCATGTTCAAATAATAATCAGGGCAGTGAAATTGAAAATGCAGTGAAgttatttttgatatttcagaAGATAATGATCAAAGGTAAACATTTGCATTAGTCTCAGCTTGGCTTGACTATATAATTTTGATTAATTCTTAATTAATTTGAGTTTGTACAAAATAGTAACTTTAACACCTCATTACCTCCCCTGAACAATAAATACTAGTAGTATATAAATATCATAATCTTGtaattgattttatattatttttaattttggtatcaaGAATGGTTTAGGATATACAATCCCTCTTTTAAGGTGGTACttcactacagggagataactctgtaaagtcagctgaacgttttaattacattgtgttgtaaagggaatattaagcttctcaatgatcgaaattggtgtttgtcaaactgttatacattgtacaagcagtgtaatttttctgacaaaacagttggttcaaaatttttaaaatttttatatttttgtttaaaggttaaagtaaatacattgtcaaaattttatgaaaattaaacgagccaaatcaattttagtgaaagtgttgggtaccaccttaaattccTTTCCTCCGTTCTTTACAAAAACACTACCAGTATGTCATATATGTCTGTAAATGCTTCTCTTAGCTGCCTTGGTGAATTTTGTCCTAGATGAATTGGATTTGATTAGGGTAGTCAAGcaagaaataaaagaaagatattattagttatcttggtgtaattaggggtgtacagaattttacaccgttgttgaaaattcatacaccctgaggcgcagccaaatgggtgtatgaattttcaacaacggtgtaaaattccgtacacccctgattacaccaagataacaaatttatttcttatgaacaattctATTACTCATTTTTAAACCAGGATGTAATAATTgaaaaatggtaatgaaaaatttccagtttaataatttttcaatggCGAACTTGCTGTGCATTGGAAactactttttttctttattttacggAAAATTCCGAAaattttttgtgttcttttgaaTTGTTGGGgggaaaatatttttacttttttttatttggcaaaatttttttttgtttttttgatttttttggcaaaattttaatatttaaaatttttggcaagattttatttgtaaaatttttttggaaaaattttatttatccccgggtgaacaagggtggggtgttatttacaccggggtaattaaccaatcagattgcagtatttcttcatttttaaagggcattattctttaatcatttaaccccatccaaacccttgTAAATGCTTGTCTCTTAGCTGCCTTGGTGAATTTTGTCCTAGATGAATTGGATTTGATTAGAGTAGTCAAGcaagaaataaaagaaagataTTGGATTTTACATTCCTCCATGTTTTGTCTTGACGTTAATTGTTGAGGGCAttcaaattatgacttggatggagagttgtctcattggcactcattccacatcttcttatatctatcatgtctatataaTCACTTCTATTAATTTTCAGTGTATACTAAATAACAATAAGAATTAATGAATTCTGCTTTACACATTTACAAATGTAATAATTAATTTCACTCATATTTAACAGTTTTTcacttttgtattttattatgttGATGATTGCTTCACCGTTTTTCGCGTGGCTATGAACTAACTACACAAGGATTGAAATGTTATACAATTATTAGCTTTGTTTGAAGAGGAAAAAGCAGGGTCCACCAAGCTATATATATGAATGTTGTAATGTTAGATGATAGTTATATGTCTGTTTCTTTCTATCTGCATTCTGCTTGGTGAGGTGTGAAGTAGATTTAacagtttgtttaaaaaaaaaaaaacaaaaaaaaaacaacataaaaaacgtctgtcatttctcattttttttttttttttaggtttgttttctttatttttgccAAATTACTCTAAATCTCTTCTCTAATCATGTAAAGTCCCTCCAGAATCTCATAATAAAGTATTATAAAGTTGTTAAATCACACACAGATAAAAACATGTCAATATGTCTAGAAAACGGTAGATATACTAGACACAAAAGGCTTGAAAAGCTTTTATTCAAAGTTGTTTTAGCTGTAGCTCAACCTAACATTTGCCAATTTAGAATCTTAGGCATTCTGGGTAATAATTGTAAAgtttattataaaacaattttgatgtTATAAACAATGGCtattctaacatgtctaagacCATTGAAGACAATGTAGTAATTTCATTGTCAGTTTTGTGcatgtaaatacaatgtatatatgtcaaagaagtgtaaattcagaaataattgtgaggttttatttgaaaaatgggACTAAGGGTTATTttcgcaataataagaacttgcattctgTTAGATGTACAGATATATGTATGCAGATTTTTCTGAAATTGCAATTTTTAGTCTCTCATTTTTGTGCTATCTTCAAAAATCACATTAATGCATGCaatgattttggaatttttagtAGACACATTTGAAATGTGATTCGAAGATTCAGCTTAACCCCTTACAGTTAAAATCTTGTAGGCCTCATCAATGAAACCATAAAATAATGTTCATTTAGCCTATGGCTAGCAGAATGAAGATTCAGCCAAATTCTTTGAATTGTTTGACCTTGAATGGCAACAAggtcatttttgaaaataatcatcatGAACATGCAATGAAATctaaatttaattttctttttcaggAGCCTTCCCAACAGTGTTATTGACAATGATTTTACATATCGACGGAAATCATCATCTCAGCGATCTGCAAACAGCATAAATTCTAATATACGGAAGAGTTCTTTTGATAGCAATGGTCAACTCCCGTCTTTTTATGATAACGATGGGTATAGCGGCAGTGACAAGGACTTGACCAGTTCGCCTGTTCTTGTGATTAAGTCAAAAAGTTCTACGAGACGAGTCAAGACCTCATTGGACCGAATTGCAAGACAGAATGATGAAATTTTTGAGTTGTGATATATGTTTAATTTAGTTAATTATCAGCAAGTATTGTCAGGCGAATTTATTTTGGATAGAATGAGTATTTTTACGGGCAAATCTGAAACATTTTTACTAATTTTGATGCAAACTGAATTATATGTATTCTTAATTCTGTATTTATAAGTCTTGTTATctcaaacttttttatttcttattcctGTTATCACAAACTCTTATCTTTTAAATTTCTGTTATCTCAAACTCTTATATTTCGAATTTCTATTATCTCAAACacttaattacatttcaaatttctGTTATCTCAAACTCTTGTATTCTAAAATTCTGTTAATTCAAACTCTCATATTTCAAATTTCTGTTATCTCAAACTCTTATACTCCTTATCCCTGTTATCTCAAACTCTTATATTTCAAAATCCTGTTCTATCAAATTTGAATGTCTGCCCCAATTTATAAATTGAcattataattaatttcttctGATTTTCTAAATCCTGTTCTCTCAAACTAAATTTCTGCatctatttataatattgaaGAATTAACCATTATATTTACTCCAAATTCCTGTAGTCTCAAATTATTTTTGTGAGTTGATGAAATGTACTTAAAATATGAATTGTACTTAATCTAGGGTTACTGTTTAGgaggttgaaaaaaaaacaacgtttgaAATGTGTTTAGGTCCAGATAACATTTTTAATCTAGTCCCTCTTATTTATACTTGGGGGTTCTGTTTTGACAAGGAATTCGTTAtcttgaaaaaaatgacaaaatgaaacTTTTAGAATAACagggtaaagggttattttcttttaaagtGCTTGCAATTTTCATTTAACTTGTTTTCATGCTTGTAGCTTGTTATTCACTGTGTTTCATGCTAATTGATGGAAAAACAAGGTGCTagctattttctatttttttttgttcattgttgaaaagATCTTTTTATTTCTACTTAATGCATGCACATATCCCCCTTTCCATTCcctttaaaagataaaaatccattgttttcctattttttcccctattttatttatttttttttggttaaatagtAATCTGGCAATTTCACAATTGTTCCTGCTTTTAGCAATTcattttgtattagttgttaccATTATATAAGGGTATAAATTTTCATTGCAAACGAAAAGCGAGAGGAAAGAAAAATTTATCTGTCTGTAAtctgttttcaaatcttttttatatttaacctttataaaacttcatgtttttatattacaatagtaatttttcattaaatattgatACGTTGGTACCATAAACCTAGACTAAGATAAATTTGgcttatttaaatttcataaaatgttgACAAGATATTTACCCCTttgacaaaaatttgaaaatttaaaaaaaacaattgaatcaCACTTTATCGGAAAAATTTCATTCACTAATaatgatcattgagaagcttaatatttccttaacaaaaGAATGTGCTTAaaacattcattttatttttacggagttatctccctgtaatgtCATTTACCACCAAAAACATCTACAAGTATACatgttactatatatatatatcacttttaAAAAATCCTGTTTTGCATGATTAGAAAATATATCACTGTTAAATAATCATGATTTGCATGATCAGCATCATTTGTGGTTTGGTATACAATAGAATCGTAGTAACCATAGTTACCATACTATGATAGGCCAAGGGGGAATAActtatgttaaaaatatgtaataacagaatcaaatgaGAAATTGGCCAAAAAGACTATTTATCTAAAGATAATACTTGCTGATTAAATTCTATCGGGGAACAGT
Protein-coding sequences here:
- the LOC143051767 gene encoding uncharacterized protein LOC143051767 isoform X5, which translates into the protein MQEDNDQRSLPNSVIDNDFTYRRKSSSQRSANSINSNIRKSSFDSNGQLPSFYDNDGYSGSDKDLTSSPVLVIKSKSSTRRVKTSLDRIARQNDEIFEL